A genomic segment from Archangium lipolyticum encodes:
- a CDS encoding peptidoglycan-binding protein gives MVAIARSTALAPRVAASSAPPTLRLDSRGPSVVTLQKKLKAAGFDPGAADGAFGPKTLAAVKAFQKSRGLAADGVVGPKTWNALNKATAPKPPPPASSGGSGPTLRHGARGEPVRALQNRLNALGFNAGGADGVFGDKTLAAVKAFQKSRGLTADGVVGPKTWDKLGIKVQGPTTPAPGGGRTVTGYVNGVPRKITLSSIPNGKEMRSDAAAAFNRMHAAARAAGINLHVNSGFRSMEEQRILYQKYLNGTGNLAAKPGYSNHQGGIAVDINVGATSSATYRWLANNASRFGFARTVPSEPWHWEYRP, from the coding sequence ATGGTCGCTATCGCCCGTTCCACCGCCCTCGCCCCCCGAGTCGCCGCGAGCTCCGCCCCCCCCACGCTCCGGTTGGATTCTCGCGGGCCCTCCGTCGTCACCCTCCAGAAGAAGCTGAAGGCCGCGGGCTTCGACCCCGGCGCCGCCGATGGAGCCTTCGGCCCGAAGACGCTCGCCGCCGTGAAGGCCTTCCAGAAGTCCCGCGGCCTCGCCGCCGATGGTGTCGTGGGCCCCAAGACGTGGAACGCCCTCAACAAGGCCACCGCCCCCAAGCCGCCTCCCCCCGCATCCTCGGGCGGCTCCGGACCCACGCTGCGCCATGGCGCCCGGGGCGAGCCCGTGCGCGCCCTGCAGAACCGCCTCAACGCGCTCGGCTTCAACGCGGGCGGCGCCGACGGCGTCTTCGGTGACAAGACGCTCGCCGCCGTGAAGGCCTTCCAGAAGTCCCGCGGCCTCACCGCCGATGGCGTCGTGGGCCCCAAGACGTGGGACAAGCTCGGCATCAAGGTGCAGGGCCCCACCACCCCCGCCCCCGGCGGCGGCCGCACCGTCACCGGCTACGTCAACGGCGTGCCCCGGAAGATCACCCTCTCCTCCATCCCCAACGGCAAGGAGATGCGCTCGGACGCCGCGGCCGCCTTCAACCGCATGCACGCCGCCGCCCGCGCCGCCGGCATCAACCTGCACGTCAACAGCGGCTTCCGCTCCATGGAGGAGCAGCGCATCCTCTATCAGAAGTACCTCAACGGCACCGGCAACCTCGCCGCCAAGCCCGGCTACTCCAACCACCAGGGCGGCATCGCCGTGGACATCAACGTCGGCGCCACCAGCTCCGCCACCTACCGGTGGCTGGCCAACAACGCGAGCCGCTTCGGCTTCGCCCGCACCGTGCCCTCCGAGCCCTGGCACTGGGAGTACCGGCCCTGA
- a CDS encoding family 16 glycosylhydrolase: MDLNFKKAIGSRWLLMAGMGGLLLGAPACSHDAAPAPEAAAEVTQSLAAPIGQTISLKACLNGKFVSADGNLGATAPLVADRAAAAGWELFQIVDAGSGTIALRVSETGKYVSADTNLGGQLVADRTSIGDWERFQWVDFGNGTIGLIARSTGKYVSTDSNRGANAPLYADRASAGCWESFSVQISGGGGGGWKQIWSDEFDGTSVNAANWSYITNIHVNNEQQQYTTSPNNVQVSNGTLKLIARREWNNGYPFTSGRLESAGKQEFRHGAIEARLKMPVGPGLWPAFWLLGNDINQPGVGWPACGELDIMENVGYADWISGALHGPGYSGNTPINGRFYPNSSVANWHTYRTEYSPNDIKWFIDGVLVKTTLKSEVTRYGNWVYDKPMFIILNLAVGGDYPAGVNGASQPYHGVPQSTADLIGRTPQVFEVDWVRAYQWQQ, encoded by the coding sequence ATGGATTTGAACTTCAAGAAGGCGATCGGAAGCCGTTGGTTGTTGATGGCTGGAATGGGCGGCCTGCTGCTGGGCGCGCCCGCGTGCTCGCACGACGCGGCGCCCGCTCCGGAAGCGGCGGCGGAGGTGACGCAGTCGCTGGCGGCCCCCATCGGGCAGACGATCTCGCTGAAGGCCTGTCTGAACGGGAAGTTCGTCTCGGCGGATGGGAACCTCGGGGCGACGGCCCCGCTGGTGGCGGACCGCGCGGCGGCGGCGGGCTGGGAGCTGTTCCAGATCGTCGATGCCGGTAGCGGCACCATCGCGCTGCGCGTGAGCGAGACCGGCAAGTACGTGTCGGCCGACACGAACCTCGGCGGCCAGCTCGTCGCCGACCGGACCTCCATCGGCGACTGGGAGCGGTTCCAGTGGGTCGACTTCGGCAACGGCACCATCGGGCTGATCGCCAGGAGCACCGGCAAGTACGTGTCGACGGATTCGAACCGCGGCGCGAACGCGCCCCTGTACGCGGACCGTGCCAGCGCTGGCTGCTGGGAGTCCTTCTCCGTCCAGATCTCCGGCGGTGGGGGTGGTGGCTGGAAGCAGATCTGGAGCGACGAGTTCGACGGCACCAGCGTGAACGCGGCGAACTGGAGCTACATCACCAACATCCACGTCAACAACGAGCAGCAGCAGTACACGACCTCGCCCAACAACGTGCAGGTGAGCAACGGCACGCTGAAGCTCATCGCCCGCCGCGAGTGGAACAACGGCTACCCGTTCACCTCGGGCCGTCTGGAGAGCGCGGGCAAGCAGGAGTTCCGCCACGGCGCCATCGAGGCGCGGCTCAAGATGCCCGTGGGCCCTGGCCTGTGGCCGGCGTTCTGGCTGCTGGGCAACGACATCAACCAGCCGGGGGTGGGTTGGCCGGCGTGCGGCGAGCTCGACATCATGGAGAACGTCGGCTACGCCGATTGGATCTCGGGCGCCCTGCATGGCCCGGGTTACTCGGGCAACACGCCCATCAACGGCCGCTTCTACCCGAACTCCTCGGTCGCCAACTGGCACACGTACCGCACCGAGTACTCGCCCAACGACATCAAGTGGTTCATCGACGGCGTCCTGGTGAAGACCACGCTGAAGTCGGAAGTCACCCGGTACGGAAACTGGGTGTATGACAAGCCCATGTTCATCATCCTGAACCTGGCGGTTGGTGGCGACTACCCGGCTGGCGTCAACGGGGCCAGCCAGCCGTACCACGGGGTGCCGCAGTCCACGGCGGACCTCATCGGCCGGACGCCGCAGGTGTTCGAGGTCGACTGGGTGCGCGCCTATCAGTGGCAGCAGTAG
- a CDS encoding polysaccharide lyase, with product MKRSLRLAPFALLLPTLASASVVWKGDFETGNLSQWDREQSVASNRLLVVNSPVREGRYALKVTVHQGDDPINASGNRNELLYLDRAAPGTEYFYKWSTLFPKSFPRSSKWALFTQWHHDGNGGSPPLEFYVVDDQINLRMGGQNGKIVWRAPVQREHWNDFILHVKWSPDANTGFVELYHDGKVVLPKTKVATQYSGQRNYLKMGLYRDSSIAPTGIVFHDGFAMATTLADVLPAPVVDATPNPPTPAPPSTNAPGSVSGPSSDAGSPPTADVPRDSDPISQTPPGSDDSPGSDGIVPGDPTTLGTGMPPAGCGASSTGGAPLLTVVGLTVLALLGRRKLVPARAPRSPRR from the coding sequence TTGAAGCGTTCGCTGAGACTTGCCCCCTTCGCCCTGCTGCTGCCCACCCTTGCCTCTGCTTCCGTCGTCTGGAAGGGAGATTTCGAGACCGGAAACCTCTCGCAATGGGACCGCGAGCAGAGTGTCGCCTCGAATCGCCTGCTGGTGGTCAACTCGCCGGTGCGAGAGGGCCGCTACGCGCTGAAGGTCACCGTTCACCAGGGCGATGACCCCATCAACGCCAGCGGCAACCGCAACGAGCTGCTGTACCTGGATAGAGCGGCGCCCGGCACCGAGTACTTCTACAAGTGGAGCACGCTCTTCCCCAAGAGCTTCCCCCGCTCTTCGAAGTGGGCGCTCTTCACCCAGTGGCACCACGACGGAAACGGCGGCTCTCCACCGCTCGAGTTCTACGTGGTGGATGACCAGATCAATCTGCGCATGGGTGGCCAGAATGGGAAGATCGTCTGGCGGGCCCCTGTACAACGCGAGCACTGGAACGATTTCATCCTGCACGTGAAGTGGTCCCCCGACGCGAACACCGGCTTCGTCGAGCTGTACCACGACGGCAAGGTCGTCCTGCCGAAGACGAAGGTGGCCACCCAGTACTCGGGCCAGCGCAACTACCTCAAGATGGGCCTGTACCGCGATTCCTCCATCGCGCCGACGGGCATCGTCTTCCACGACGGCTTCGCCATGGCCACCACTCTGGCGGACGTGCTGCCCGCGCCCGTCGTCGACGCGACGCCCAACCCCCCCACCCCCGCGCCCCCGAGCACCAATGCTCCCGGCTCCGTGTCCGGACCCTCGTCCGATGCGGGCTCCCCCCCCACGGCCGATGTGCCCCGGGATTCCGATCCCATCTCCCAGACCCCTCCGGGCTCCGATGATTCTCCGGGCTCCGACGGCATCGTCCCGGGAGATCCGACGACGCTCGGCACGGGCATGCCTCCCGCGGGCTGCGGTGCCTCCTCGACCGGCGGCGCGCCCCTGCTCACCGTCGTTGGCCTGACCGTGCTCGCCCTGCTCGGCCGGCGCAAGCTGGTGCCCGCCCGCGCACCGCGCTCGCCGCGGCGCTGA
- a CDS encoding glycoside hydrolase family 30 protein, producing the protein MALDSSSLAAWKRLTTSALTLGVLVAGTVTSAAPSAQVIWSSEKDPGSGSWFGGPQSIPYALSQQLNIALTSPTTTAATTLAVDPTVQHQTMLGIGTSMEESTVFNLSRMSLAKRTEVLKRLVDPSTGAGINLLRITFGASDFTSRQFYTYDDRPAGQTDPNLTYFSIQKDIDYNIVSTLKQALALNPNLKIFASPWSPPAWMKDNGSLIGGKLLSQYIPNLAVYYRKAIQAYQAQGIPIYALTVQNEPLYTAPDYPSASVDPAQEKQLILALKNELNAHGLSTRIWAYDHNFDSAWSYVPTILDDATSNAAVEGVAFHDYAGDPSIMTQVRNAYPSKNIYLTERSVWGTSGADRMAQYFRNWAAGYNAWVTMLDSNIQPEKWTGTPGPTMLIQSASTHDTYWALPEYYLIAQYSKYVKPGAKRISSSYGSASTVTNVSFLNPDNTVVSVVINQTASSQRFKLSSEGWELLATLPAKTVGTYTWLRESSGTAPNLLANPGLEADGTLTGWNAEWHSGELAHKVDTDYPYTGNYKLTHYAPSAYQQITGQGLNVANGTYRASVWVRSSGGQRVLRLYAKSHGSAEVTAEIGSGVVSGWTKYTINSIQVTSGYIEVGVYSDAQAQNWAAFDQFELVKQ; encoded by the coding sequence GTGGCCCTCGATTCATCTTCGCTCGCGGCATGGAAGCGCCTGACGACGTCCGCCCTGACACTCGGGGTGCTCGTCGCCGGGACGGTCACCTCGGCCGCGCCGAGCGCGCAGGTCATCTGGAGCTCCGAGAAGGACCCGGGCAGCGGCAGCTGGTTCGGAGGTCCTCAGTCCATTCCCTACGCGCTGAGCCAGCAGCTCAACATCGCCCTGACGAGCCCGACGACCACGGCGGCCACGACGCTGGCGGTGGACCCCACGGTGCAACACCAGACCATGCTAGGCATCGGCACGTCGATGGAGGAGTCGACGGTCTTCAACCTCTCCCGCATGTCGCTGGCGAAGCGCACGGAGGTGCTGAAGCGGCTGGTGGATCCCTCCACCGGGGCGGGCATCAACCTGCTGCGCATCACCTTCGGTGCCTCGGACTTCACCAGCCGGCAGTTCTACACGTACGACGACAGGCCGGCGGGGCAGACGGATCCCAACCTCACGTACTTCTCCATCCAGAAGGACATTGATTACAACATCGTCTCCACGCTCAAGCAGGCGCTGGCGCTCAACCCGAACCTGAAGATCTTCGCCAGCCCGTGGAGCCCGCCCGCCTGGATGAAGGACAACGGCAGCCTGATCGGCGGCAAGCTGCTGTCGCAATACATCCCGAACCTGGCGGTGTACTACCGCAAGGCCATCCAGGCCTACCAGGCGCAGGGCATCCCCATCTACGCGCTGACGGTCCAGAACGAGCCCCTGTACACGGCGCCGGACTATCCCAGCGCGTCCGTGGATCCGGCGCAGGAGAAGCAGCTCATCCTCGCCCTGAAGAACGAGCTGAACGCTCACGGCCTGAGCACCCGCATCTGGGCGTATGACCACAACTTCGATTCGGCGTGGTCCTACGTCCCCACCATCCTGGACGACGCCACGTCGAACGCGGCGGTGGAGGGCGTGGCCTTCCACGACTACGCGGGTGACCCCAGCATCATGACGCAGGTGCGCAACGCCTACCCGAGCAAGAACATCTACCTGACCGAGCGTTCGGTCTGGGGGACGAGCGGGGCGGACCGGATGGCGCAGTACTTCCGCAACTGGGCGGCTGGCTACAACGCCTGGGTGACGATGCTGGACAGCAACATCCAGCCCGAGAAATGGACCGGAACGCCCGGCCCCACGATGCTCATCCAGAGCGCCTCCACCCATGACACGTACTGGGCGCTCCCCGAGTACTACCTGATCGCCCAGTACTCCAAGTACGTGAAGCCGGGCGCGAAGCGCATCTCCAGCAGCTACGGCTCGGCCAGCACGGTGACGAACGTGTCCTTCCTCAACCCGGACAACACCGTCGTGTCCGTCGTCATCAACCAGACCGCCTCGAGCCAGAGGTTCAAGCTCTCTTCCGAGGGCTGGGAGCTGCTCGCCACGCTGCCGGCGAAGACCGTGGGCACCTATACGTGGCTGCGCGAGAGCTCCGGCACGGCGCCGAACCTGCTCGCCAACCCCGGGCTCGAGGCCGACGGAACCCTCACCGGCTGGAACGCCGAGTGGCACAGCGGCGAGCTGGCGCACAAGGTGGACACGGACTACCCGTACACGGGCAATTACAAGCTCACCCACTACGCGCCCTCGGCCTATCAGCAGATCACCGGTCAGGGATTGAACGTGGCGAACGGCACCTACCGGGCCAGTGTCTGGGTTCGCTCCAGCGGTGGCCAGCGGGTGCTGCGCCTGTACGCGAAGAGCCATGGCTCGGCGGAGGTGACCGCGGAGATCGGCTCGGGCGTCGTCTCGGGCTGGACGAAGTACACCATCAACAGCATCCAGGTCACCTCCGGCTACATCGAGGTGGGCGTCTACAGCGATGCCCAGGCCCAGAACTGGGCGGCCTTCGATCAATTCGAGCTCGTCAAGCAGTGA
- a CDS encoding YwqJ-related putative deaminase, whose protein sequence is MRYLGLLLCGLLTACAGPGSSQKEPGTVRECEIGGTGGSTQLEAPASEGIRVFNGRDVVQKLLLLEKPGDIAAWWASEPRAHPVQWFHPLSRWEREYAEAMASPTVPAPLRMRPPVEPGNLSAEEAREAEQLMGTGAVAVERYAHFENRRRIVAHYVLTHPATLRLQLGLYGLARDSNPLHFALERGWQVGRGKEMFTKQDASRLGAAAEFLSALAVGVAVEKALGLAHPPTGRGGSTPYLTPEVERAFVETVRLRAAHMVEMLSNNERGPVLTGVLDTRTGRTFFGTNHENPPANLHPLLTKSLTAYRAATGGVTPPRAGVPGAHSEIVALNKALYEREAMMGRPVEPQELSSFVLHNRSLRGTTRVEGIPPPCPNCEAILPSQIRLLP, encoded by the coding sequence ATGCGGTACTTGGGACTGTTGTTGTGCGGCTTGCTGACCGCTTGCGCGGGACCGGGCTCTTCCCAGAAGGAGCCGGGCACGGTCCGGGAGTGCGAAATCGGAGGAACGGGCGGCTCCACCCAGCTCGAAGCACCGGCCTCCGAGGGCATCCGCGTCTTCAACGGACGTGACGTCGTCCAGAAACTCCTCCTGCTGGAGAAGCCAGGGGACATCGCGGCCTGGTGGGCCTCGGAGCCCAGGGCCCATCCCGTCCAGTGGTTCCACCCGCTCTCACGTTGGGAGCGCGAGTATGCCGAGGCCATGGCATCTCCGACCGTTCCCGCGCCCTTGCGCATGCGGCCACCGGTCGAGCCCGGAAACCTGTCCGCCGAGGAAGCACGAGAAGCGGAACAGCTCATGGGCACGGGCGCGGTAGCCGTGGAGAGGTACGCCCACTTCGAGAACAGACGGAGGATTGTCGCCCACTACGTGTTGACGCATCCCGCCACCCTCCGGCTCCAACTGGGCCTGTATGGGTTGGCCAGGGACTCCAACCCGCTCCACTTCGCACTGGAGCGGGGCTGGCAGGTGGGCCGCGGCAAGGAGATGTTCACGAAGCAGGACGCCTCCCGGCTCGGTGCCGCGGCGGAGTTCCTCTCGGCGCTGGCGGTCGGGGTGGCGGTGGAGAAGGCGTTGGGACTGGCCCATCCGCCCACCGGAAGAGGTGGTTCCACCCCCTATCTGACACCCGAGGTGGAGAGAGCCTTCGTCGAGACGGTCCGCCTGCGCGCCGCCCACATGGTCGAGATGCTTTCGAACAATGAGCGCGGGCCCGTCCTGACGGGCGTTCTCGATACGCGGACTGGGAGGACGTTCTTTGGAACCAACCACGAGAACCCTCCCGCCAACCTTCATCCGCTTCTCACGAAGAGCCTCACGGCCTATCGCGCCGCAACGGGCGGTGTCACACCGCCGCGAGCGGGAGTGCCAGGCGCACACTCCGAGATCGTCGCATTGAACAAGGCCCTGTATGAACGGGAAGCGATGATGGGCCGCCCGGTAGAACCCCAGGAGCTCTCCTCGTTCGTCCTCCACAACCGCTCTCTTCGAGGCACGACCCGGGTCGAGGGGATTCCCCCGCCCTGCCCCAACTGCGAAGCAATCCTCCCCTCGCAAATCAGGCTTCTGCCATGA
- a CDS encoding toxin-antitoxin system YwqK family antitoxin, which produces MTDIPRVHFDELELVVRDGYYLYWKGQPFTGFAVEFFPDGTLQSEVHHVDGIENGPKREWFPSGKLMEEANLWNGGLHGYERVWDEQGRLRSERRGEFGIPITEKRWDEHGGLMKDWHITPTDSLYEQWQLRRKTYGQSAPPI; this is translated from the coding sequence ATGACAGACATTCCTCGCGTCCACTTCGATGAGCTCGAGCTCGTGGTCCGTGATGGGTACTACTTGTACTGGAAGGGCCAGCCCTTCACGGGCTTTGCCGTCGAGTTCTTCCCGGACGGTACCCTCCAGAGCGAGGTGCACCATGTCGACGGGATCGAGAATGGACCCAAACGCGAATGGTTCCCCTCGGGGAAGCTCATGGAAGAAGCGAACCTCTGGAACGGAGGTCTCCACGGATATGAGCGTGTCTGGGACGAGCAGGGGCGCCTCCGCTCCGAAAGGAGGGGTGAGTTCGGGATCCCCATCACCGAGAAGCGGTGGGATGAACACGGCGGGTTGATGAAGGACTGGCACATCACCCCCACCGACAGCCTGTATGAGCAGTGGCAACTCCGCCGGAAGACCTACGGCCAGTCCGCCCCTCCCATCTGA
- a CDS encoding serine/threonine-protein kinase, translating into MTPALAIPGYTLESEVARGGFGILYSARRESDGLHVAIKVAHPEVPLARTQLARETEVLRIIGPPTVPAVHGTGVLPEGAPYLVMQFIAHPTLAQRLARLSGPMPVAEYASRAQVLLDALAVVHARGFLHGDLKPENVFLDDSARAAGFFDFGLSRPVSAPAPSSAEEPTPPIGDSFAGTAEYMSPEQCSGDSGLDVRSDIYSLGVLFYEMLTGRPPFFGTPADVIHAHLARRPLRPSELAPVPAALEQVVLRCLTKERARRYDTVDALRLALQEALASAQPSAAPLPRAQEKAPPAAPVRRSVAVLFFRSGANPVTVQKTLASFGGQMAFHEGTRFAGAFDPDVGENPVQRARQAAEGLAAQNLASAALVDVASVMVQRRPGGPARYLGPIFARKDRYPTDDDPSTLLLTTAAAEALPELPCEPLSGREGILRRAPTATGREDVTILQHGSAVLVGRGNELAELMESAGLALVEGAPTLVTVLGDRGHGKTHLSAALAQQLQVALPHTRVAAWRAREPVQGDPEGTLRMVLRGALYDFRGESDQTGSEEEGRAACFELLGSQLATELWPGVASTLGWLAPGAAELQSWAAAPGALRSLAMRAAGELLAARARRQHLCLLLDDAHHAEETALDALEYAALAESRIPLWVCVLARPGFERLRPSWGTRAARRHVMPLGPLSPPSAMELCRTLLRPAENIPAAALERITERAQHVPLFLVELVRGLKRLGLVRQRASGGSWYLATDELDRMPEMQLVDWLADRELGALPVELAAHARLCALLGPDFTAAEAEGVVHALEEDGGAADFPLDPRHATRRLLDLGLLVSHRQEGISFRNELLRATVERALPEGDRVRIHRAAFRFYLSDAGAAERQRLPRLALHAAAAGLRDEAAALYIDLAESARGRHAYLEAESTYTRALELLDAEDWRRRLTVLRGRGLMRYRVGRYEDSLADFAAARELAKQLETLNDEVDLLLDEAMAYDWINDYGRSEERVYAAQELAFARNLKSPLLQVRLLLGLGRAQFRNGQWEECCEPLQEAAERARKLGDAGYESLVVAQLLLGVILPNLGRIDEAERIFEEVIAECTERGDRLHLGSAINNRRNLWVARNDFQGAMRDQVRFMHLGRELGMVGWEYFAEHNMGELLYQAGDAEAAAPHIARAIELERHHPEMAPRPWALLLQARALAYLGQDERARELLTDIRQTLKQSGAEFSPSEEVIFSAVELATRAATPEEWDALLARSAECSVEQEPLEVLELRGLAWLRRGERTAAVRMLEEALRRADTIPNVMRGRIQRSLERARFSPAA; encoded by the coding sequence ATGACTCCAGCCCTCGCCATTCCCGGCTACACGCTGGAGAGCGAGGTGGCGCGTGGCGGCTTCGGCATCCTCTACTCCGCGCGGCGCGAGAGCGACGGCCTGCACGTGGCCATCAAGGTGGCCCACCCCGAGGTGCCCCTGGCGCGCACCCAGCTGGCCCGCGAGACCGAGGTGTTGCGCATCATCGGCCCGCCCACCGTGCCCGCCGTGCACGGGACGGGCGTCCTGCCCGAGGGCGCGCCGTACCTCGTCATGCAGTTCATCGCGCACCCCACCCTGGCGCAGCGTCTGGCCCGGCTGTCCGGCCCCATGCCCGTGGCGGAGTACGCCTCGCGCGCCCAGGTGCTGCTGGACGCGCTCGCGGTGGTGCACGCCCGCGGCTTCCTCCACGGCGACCTCAAGCCGGAGAACGTCTTCCTCGACGACTCCGCGCGCGCCGCCGGCTTCTTCGACTTCGGTCTCTCGCGGCCCGTGAGCGCTCCCGCTCCCTCCTCCGCCGAGGAGCCCACGCCCCCCATCGGTGACTCCTTCGCGGGCACCGCCGAGTACATGTCCCCGGAGCAGTGCTCGGGCGACTCCGGCCTGGACGTGCGCTCGGACATCTACTCCCTGGGTGTCCTCTTCTACGAGATGCTCACCGGCCGGCCGCCCTTCTTCGGCACCCCGGCCGACGTCATCCACGCGCACCTGGCGCGCCGGCCCCTGCGCCCCTCGGAGCTGGCGCCCGTGCCCGCCGCGCTCGAGCAGGTGGTGCTGCGCTGTCTCACCAAGGAGCGCGCCCGCCGCTACGACACCGTGGACGCGCTGCGGCTCGCGCTCCAGGAGGCCCTGGCCAGCGCCCAGCCCTCCGCCGCCCCCCTCCCGCGCGCACAGGAGAAGGCTCCGCCGGCCGCGCCCGTGCGGCGCTCCGTCGCGGTGCTCTTCTTCCGCTCCGGTGCCAACCCCGTCACCGTGCAGAAGACGCTCGCCAGCTTCGGCGGGCAGATGGCCTTCCACGAGGGCACGCGCTTCGCCGGCGCCTTCGACCCGGACGTCGGGGAGAACCCCGTGCAGCGCGCCCGGCAGGCCGCCGAGGGCCTCGCCGCGCAGAACCTCGCGTCCGCCGCGCTGGTGGACGTGGCCTCGGTGATGGTGCAGCGCCGCCCCGGCGGCCCCGCGCGCTACCTCGGCCCCATCTTCGCCCGGAAGGATCGCTACCCCACGGACGATGACCCCTCCACCCTGCTGCTCACCACCGCGGCGGCGGAGGCGCTGCCGGAGCTCCCGTGCGAGCCGCTCTCGGGCCGCGAGGGCATCCTCCGGCGCGCGCCCACCGCCACCGGGCGCGAGGACGTCACCATCCTCCAGCACGGCAGCGCGGTGCTGGTGGGCCGCGGCAACGAGCTGGCCGAGCTGATGGAGAGCGCGGGCCTGGCGCTGGTGGAGGGCGCGCCCACGCTGGTGACGGTGCTGGGGGACCGGGGCCACGGCAAGACGCACCTGAGCGCCGCCCTCGCGCAGCAGCTCCAGGTGGCCCTGCCCCACACGCGCGTGGCCGCCTGGCGCGCCCGCGAGCCGGTGCAGGGTGACCCCGAGGGCACGTTGCGCATGGTGCTGCGCGGCGCGCTGTACGACTTCCGCGGCGAATCGGACCAGACGGGCTCCGAGGAGGAGGGCCGCGCCGCCTGCTTCGAGCTGCTGGGCTCCCAGCTGGCCACCGAGCTGTGGCCCGGCGTGGCCTCCACCCTGGGGTGGCTCGCCCCCGGTGCCGCCGAGTTGCAGAGCTGGGCCGCGGCACCTGGCGCCCTCCGCTCGCTGGCCATGCGCGCCGCGGGTGAGCTGCTGGCCGCGCGCGCCCGCCGCCAGCACCTGTGCCTCCTCCTCGACGACGCGCACCACGCCGAGGAGACGGCGCTGGACGCGCTGGAGTACGCCGCGCTCGCCGAGTCCCGCATCCCCCTCTGGGTGTGCGTGCTCGCGCGTCCGGGCTTCGAACGCCTGCGTCCCTCCTGGGGCACGCGCGCCGCCCGCCGCCACGTGATGCCCCTGGGGCCCCTGTCCCCTCCCAGCGCGATGGAGCTGTGCCGCACGCTGCTGCGCCCCGCGGAGAACATCCCCGCCGCCGCGCTCGAGCGCATCACCGAGCGGGCCCAGCACGTCCCCCTCTTCCTCGTGGAGCTGGTGCGGGGCCTCAAGCGCCTGGGGCTCGTGCGCCAGCGCGCCAGCGGCGGCAGCTGGTACCTCGCCACGGACGAGCTGGACCGCATGCCGGAGATGCAGCTGGTGGACTGGCTGGCGGACCGCGAGCTGGGCGCGCTGCCGGTGGAGCTGGCGGCGCATGCCCGGCTGTGCGCGCTGCTCGGCCCGGACTTCACCGCCGCCGAGGCCGAGGGCGTGGTGCACGCGCTGGAGGAGGACGGGGGCGCGGCGGACTTCCCGTTGGACCCCCGGCACGCCACGCGCCGGCTGTTGGACCTGGGCCTGCTGGTGTCGCACCGCCAGGAAGGCATCAGCTTCCGCAACGAGCTGCTGCGCGCCACGGTGGAGCGCGCGTTGCCCGAGGGAGACCGGGTGCGCATCCACCGCGCCGCCTTCCGCTTCTACCTGAGCGACGCCGGTGCCGCCGAGCGCCAGCGCCTGCCGCGCCTGGCCCTGCACGCCGCCGCCGCGGGCCTGCGCGACGAGGCCGCCGCCCTCTACATCGACCTGGCCGAGTCCGCGCGCGGCCGGCACGCGTACCTCGAGGCCGAGTCCACCTATACCCGCGCGCTGGAGCTGCTGGACGCCGAGGACTGGCGGCGCCGTCTCACCGTGCTCCGGGGACGCGGACTCATGCGCTACCGCGTGGGGCGCTACGAGGACTCGCTGGCGGACTTCGCCGCGGCGCGCGAGCTGGCGAAGCAGCTCGAGACCCTCAACGACGAGGTGGACCTGCTGCTGGACGAGGCCATGGCCTATGACTGGATCAACGACTACGGCCGCTCCGAGGAGCGGGTGTACGCGGCCCAGGAGCTGGCCTTCGCCAGGAACCTGAAGTCGCCGCTGCTCCAGGTCCGGCTGCTGCTGGGCCTGGGACGCGCGCAGTTCCGCAACGGCCAGTGGGAGGAGTGCTGCGAGCCCCTGCAGGAGGCGGCCGAGCGCGCGCGCAAGCTGGGTGACGCGGGGTACGAATCGCTGGTGGTGGCCCAGCTGCTGCTCGGCGTCATCCTGCCCAACCTGGGCCGCATCGACGAGGCGGAGCGCATCTTCGAGGAGGTCATCGCCGAGTGCACCGAGCGCGGAGACCGGCTGCACCTGGGCAGCGCCATCAACAACCGCCGCAACCTGTGGGTGGCGCGCAATGACTTCCAGGGCGCCATGCGGGACCAGGTGCGCTTCATGCACCTGGGGCGCGAGCTGGGCATGGTGGGCTGGGAGTACTTCGCCGAGCACAACATGGGCGAGCTGCTCTACCAGGCGGGAGACGCGGAGGCGGCGGCGCCCCACATCGCCCGCGCCATCGAGCTGGAGCGGCACCACCCGGAGATGGCGCCACGGCCCTGGGCGCTGCTGCTGCAGGCGCGTGCGCTGGCCTACCTCGGGCAGGACGAGCGGGCGCGCGAGCTGCTGACGGACATCCGCCAGACGCTCAAGCAGAGCGGCGCGGAGTTCAGCCCCTCGGAGGAGGTCATCTTCTCCGCCGTGGAGCTGGCCACGCGTGCCGCCACGCCCGAGGAGTGGGACGCGCTGCTGGCCCGCTCCGCCGAGTGCTCGGTGGAGCAGGAGCCGCTGGAGGTGCTGGAGCTGCGGGGGCTCGCCTGGCTGCGCAGGGGAGAGCGGACGGCGGCCGTGCGCATGCTGGAGGAGGCACTGCGCCGCGCCGACACCATCCCCAACGTCATGCGGGGACGGATCCAGCGCAGCCTGGAGCGGGCTCGCTTCAGCCCTGCCGCATGA